Within the Garra rufa chromosome 16, GarRuf1.0, whole genome shotgun sequence genome, the region aacataacattttagaaaacttgtaatacaaaaaaatttgcaatgtaatcaatcaactgggtaagtaaggtcataactattagttaatttctttttaccctattcacctgcagtgtctcaccttaaagagCGAATATCCTTCTTAAGTAACTACAGTTCCAAATCCAGTCTCCTGAAGAGGCAACTAACTAGTTAAAGTTTGCACATAAGAAACAGCTTGATTGCAGTAAGAAGCGTAGTCCAATCTGAATATTTGAACACAAATAGAGCAGGAAAGTGGCCAAGCATAAAATATTGCTCCTGCATGTGAATTGCAAATTTTATTCATTCCAAAGCAGTTGAAAAAACAACGAATTGTTGAACAGACAAAGGTTATGTGGGCTGCTAATAAATTGCATGtcaaaaatgttttctttcaCATCAAGCCCCATAAATTACTGGAGCAAGGATTGAAAGACAAATTGGAAGAGTAACGAAAGCCAATAATATGATTGTGGAGAAACTAATCCATTAAGACCTCAGGGACCGAGAGAGAGTCTCATAAGGGACCTGGAAGCTCTATCTATTGAAATGGAAATTAGGGGAGATACCAAAATGTGTCATGTCATTTTAACCGAGAAAAGCAGAAAGCGTTTTACTTCTACCTCTTCATTTGTGTGTTCTGCTGTGGTTTAACCTGTGGTGATTTATTATGACATGTGTAAGACAATTTTCTAttacatgaatcatgaaaaaatatgGCTTTTTTGCATCTCGGCTGGTAAAAGTCTACTTAGAATATAGAtcattcaaactatatcttctaTAACCTATCCTCCTCATGTAAGCAGTCCTGATAAAACACTGTGAATGTAAGTGCTTTAAGACAGATTCATTCTCTTTCAGTCAGAAATTTCATTTGTTTTATCACTGGTGGCTGTTCATAAAAATTTCTATTCTTAATATATCTGTTCATTTAAATGCAAAAACCCTCATCTGATTTTATAACCATAATACCATAACCATAATATTCTGACTCATTCTTATACAATATATTATGCAAATGTCAGACAATTTTACAATTAATTCAACATCCAAAATTGAAACAATCTAACAAACTTAGGCAGAATACTGGATGCATTTAATGTAAATTGCTGCACCATACTTGATCTTTAGCCACATGAAATATATGTTGTATAAAATGGATCAGAGAGGCTATTAACTATTTAAATGCAGTGTGAAGTTTAAAGGAATATTTCGggcaaaaaatacaaatttgggGAAatatttgcagtgaatgggtgccgtcagaatgaaaacataaaaacatcacaataatccacaagtaatccacaccactccagtccatcaattaacatcttgcatGTGAAGCTGAGTGCCAGTATAACCCATTCCGGTCAGCAGGTAAATAACCATATCTTTTAGGATTTGCAGATCCGCAGCATAACGCAGTGCAAACTCTGAGCTTCCTCTTTAGAAACGCTTCTGATCCTGGAAAAAGCTGAAGGCATTACCTGCCTGGTGAAGGTTTACTGGCTTTACCTTAAGAGCAGAGAAAACGATTCAATGAGAGAATGCGATTCAAATTTCGTACAAAGGAGAATTCCATGGATTAATGTAGGATTTGTTGCATCATTCAGAACTATTTCAAATGCGCTTGGGATATAAAGCATTTGATATTGATTATGGCACTGGCATCTCAATGAAGTGGATTGCAATTGAGTTGTTTGAGTGaacgattcagtgactcatttttAAGTTAACACAGTAAGCTAATTATTTACATTATACTTACATTTATAATGGGATTcataaaagcaaataaataataatttagccATGCACACCAATAAATTTGGGAGAACAAAGAAGAGTTTTTTCATTTATAAATTAAAGTCTTATATAATCCCAGCAAATCTAGACCTGtttagcaataaccaaaaatcaataggatatcaggtaaagatcatgttccatgaaactattttgtaaatttcctgccataaatatatcaaaaattaatttttgattagtaatatgcattgctgagaactttatttggacatctttaaaaatgatttttttgcacccttagattcaagattttcaaatagtttaaaTAAATCTCAACCAAATTTAGCCttatgctaacaaaccatacatcaatagaaagcttacttatttagttttttttttttaaagaaaaaaattatttttgaaaaaatgaaaattgaaaatggttacaaacattattttaattacataaaatagGGTTGTCTTCATGcacttacattaaaataaatattacattaattgTGCTTTTTGTCATCCAACAACATCCCAaatacaatagtttttttttttctagaaattaTCATGTTGTATTTGGAACGCATATGCATAAAAGAAGAGGAGtcatatctagtgaaacaatctgttattttctatagctataaaaaaagtacttttgcagcgatgtatgaccattttgaagttggaggagaaaatgagatgggagtttttttgtttgtttgttttttttaagaaattaacaatcgttttcactagataagaccgtttttcctcggctgggatggtttagccctttgaagctgcatttaaactgcattttggaagttcaaactcgtgggcaccattgaagtccactatatggagaacatttctgaaatgttttcctcaaaaaacataatttcttcaggactgaagaaagaaagacatgacatcttggatgacaaggaggtgagtaaattatctgcaaattttgttctggaagtgaactattcctaaTTCCGCggggacttggcaacactggcacAAATAGTACagccgcgcatgcgcacaaaAACTTCACCGCTACCGCGCGCGACTTCATCAATGAAATATTTTCACAACTGAAAAGCTCTAAGGCATTTCGTAGTGCTGAGTTGGTAACGTCGCTGTTTATGAAGCAGTTAAACGTAAAGTTTCGCTATTACTGGAGATGTTGCTGCCAAAACACGGTTGAGAGATGCACGAACTCAGGTAAGGTTAATTCACACACAATTCACACAACTAACGTTACAATTGATCTCTCTTTCTAATAACTACATTAGTCTACTTTGTATATCCGTTATATTAGCTCTAAAATGACGATTTGTTATTAGCAGCTTGAAATGGGGCATAGGATGAGATAAATTAGTTCTTTACACAAGAGTGTTTTAAGGACAAAAGCCTGTCaaatatcttaaaaataaaacttgaataatgtcttgaggtgtggtaaccctAATATAACGAAATAACTGACAGTCcattgaattattaaaaaaataaagcatactTCTAATGCTAGAAAATATCCCTTAGTTAATTGTTacttaatttaaacaaatttattCAATAAGAGGTAAATCCCGCCCATATAATGATGTTATTAAGTTGCTCAGCCAATCAAAATTGAAGACCAAAACTAAgcgttttataaatatatatttaatataatgtatTAGTTTATGAAATTGTTAATGGAAAAGGTTGCATTTCATTAGAACTATAACACAGAAACAAATCCTAGTGAGTTTTGCAGCCTACCTAGAAGTAATGAACAGCTGCAAAATTAATAGTACGAAGTaaaaatttatctttttttttttgttatttaaaaatcaacttaaaaatttcaaaaagtgttttcataacaaaaagtaaaaactatgaaataaaaagtcatacTTGTGTCTATTTAGATATTTTCAGAAGAaaaattatggcataaaaagtaaaaattatgagattagtaaaaattaattaaaaaaaaaatcctaaatcctttttttaaatttcaaaagtCTGTTTCAAAAAGTGTTTatgacataaaatgtaaaaactattaaataaaaagtcaaacctatgtcaatttagactttttcagaagtcaaaattataacacaCTATGttaaaattattagaaaaaatatggcataaaaagtaaaaaattatgacattggtaaaaattgatttaaaaaatcctatttaaaaaagtgtttccataacaaaaagtaaaaactattaaataaaaagtCATACTAATGTCAATTTAGACTTTTTcagaagtcaaaattataacatactATGTTGaagttatttataaaattattacataaaaagtaaaaattatgagattagtaaaaattgattaaaaaaaatccaaaatctcTTTTTtattccaaacatttatttaaaaaagtgtttCCATAACAAGAAgtaaaaactattaaataaaaagGCATACTTATATCAATTTAGACTTCTTcagaagtcaaaattataacatactATGTTAATTTTATTAGAAACATTATgccataaaaagtaaaaattatgagattagtAAAAGTTGATTAaaaaatccaatttttttttttattccaaaagTCTATTTCAAAAAGTGTTTatgacataaaatgtaaaaactattAAATAGAAAGTCACACTTTTTAGACTTTTTcagaagtcaaaattataacttaCTATGTTAAAATTATTAGAATTAGTAAAAATAATGAGAttagtaaaaatttattttaaaaaatccaaaaTCTTTTTTTCGTTCCAAAAGTCTATTTCTAAGtgtttatgaaataaaatgtaaaaactattaaataaaaagtcatacttgtgtaaattctgacttttgtatTAGTTTATAAAATTGTTAATGTTATatgaaataatatgaaataaaaagtcatacTTATTTCGCTTTAGACTTTTTCAGATATCAAAACTATAACATACTGTTCAATTTATTAGAAAAATTATGACattagtaaaaattgatttaaaacaaaatcccaaatctttttttattccaaaaatctatttcaaaaagtgttttcataacaaaaagtaaaaacaattaaattaaattatgagattagtaaaaatagaaaaaaatcatccaaatgttgtttttttttaaatttcaaaaatctatttcaaaaattgtttatgacataaaatgtaaaaactattACATCAAAAATCATACTTATGTAAATTATGACTTTTGTATTAGTTTACAAAATTGTTAATGGAAAAGGTTGCATTTAATTACAActgtaaaacagaaataaatcCCAGTGAGTTCAGACTTAATGAGCAGCTGCAAAATGAATAgtactaaatgtatttaaatcTTCAACCATAAACAAAAGGATGAAAATAATGGTGATGAGCCAAAGCCTGGAAACTGGACATCACAAGGGAAATGGACTCTGCTAAATGAAATGTAATTAAGGAGCAATCGAAAGACGCCCGCAGCAGCGTGTCATATGTAGGAAGTGGCAAAGTGAGACATCCTGGAGCCTGCTGGGGTGAATCAGCAGAGAAGGGTGAGGACAGCTGCCACCAGCCAGACTGGAGGCTCCTGAAGTGGGCACGGAGGACGCGCGTGCTGTGCAAGTCTGTCACAACGGAGAAAGATTAATGATGGGGCTGCACCTAATCTCACTTACCAGCTATTCCCTGCTGACTGGAGACTGCTCCAAGTCTACAGACTACCGCCGTTTGCTCCACCTCCAGTGACCCTCCTCCACAGCCATCCCAGAGAAATCACGACGTCAGCGTTTTAGTAAGAGCCAAAGAACAGGAAAGTTCTAAATAGAGTCTTGTCATCATGGTATGGCACAAATAATAACAAAGTTATTTAAACTGCCAAGTCTGTAACCAGAACTTCATAAGCTTCTGGGAAGTTTAGGATGCTCTTCTTATAATTCCCAAGGCAATAGTTTAGATATTgtatatgtgaccatggatcacaaaaccagtcataagtagcaggggtatatttgtagcaatagccaaaaatacattgtatgggtcaaaatgatttagattattttttcgatttttcttttatgccaaaaatcattaggatactaagtcaagatcatgttccatgaagatattttgtaaattccctaccgtaaatatatcaaaacataattttggattagtaatagtaatatgcagaacttcatttgaacaactttgaaggagattttctcaatatttagatttttttgcaccctcagattacagtttttcaaatagttgtatctcggccaaatattgtcctaagcttatttattcagctttcagatgatgtataaatatcagttttaaaaaattgacccttatgactggttttgtggaccagggtcacatatgtttttgaCTACACATTACccatttgaagaaagaaagaggcccaaaacaaaagaaaacaaaaaataaataaataaaaaaataactttttttatttcagtttttctttgagTGCgggactaaaactaaaacttaaaaaaaaaaaaaacacacattttgttaattgaaataaaaataaattaatagagGAAAAACATAAAACtagaaatgtaaataaatgaaaactaaataaaaatagaaattaatataaaatattaaactaaacaaaaaaaaaaaacaaagcacatACCTATGCGTTTGAACAAAAGattaaggtaaaaaaaattaatcttaaCTATTTTATAGCGAttttttaatgtcaaaaatcattaggatattaagtacaggtCATGTTCCAAcataagtatatcaaaacttaatttttgattagtaatattaaaattgttttttttttttttttgcaccctcatattccagattttcaaatattgtcttatcctaacaaaccatacatcaatgcacagcttatttattcagctttcagatgttgtaAAAAGGACTACacattaagaaagaaagaaaaaggtcCAGgcccaaaacaaaaaaacaaacaaaaaatcagtTTTGTAACTCTTCTATTTCcattttgatttttctttctctCACATGCAGTGTAAGACTAAAACACTATTAAAGAGTATTGTTAATTGAAATGACAATATATGACAAACATAAAACTAGAAATGTAAATAgatgaaagctaaataaaaatagaaataaatatatatataaaaaatattaaagcacataactaaattactaaaacttaaaatgtttaagcaaaaatgttaaaatattttacattttagtttcgGTGTTaatcatgacatttaaaaaatcacaataaattgTCAGTTGGCCTTTAGGTCAATTATActtaatgaaacaattttatttaaaaatacaatacatttattTCTATTAAAAAGGTAAACATAAAAAGAAATTCCGTATTAGACATAGTAATGCCATGCCTTGTTTCTTCTGAGCATGTGATGCCCTCTGCTGGCCTTTTCAGAAACTTAAAATACAAGGCATGCGGTTGAACAATagtttaaaatcaaaatattttttttactattttacagctatttttcttttatgtcaaaaatcattgggatattaagtaaagaacatgttccatgaacagatttgtaaatttcctaccgtaaatatatcaaaacgtaatttttgattagtaatatgcattgccaagaacttaatttgtacaactttttaaacttaaaaaaaaaacttttttctcaatatttcgatttttttcccaccctcagattctagattttcaaatattgtcttatcctaacaaaccatacatcaatgcacagcttatttattcagcttccagatgatgtataaatctcaatttaaacaaaaataacccTTATgccgttttgtggtccaggatcacatttctTTTGACTAAACATTACacatttaaagaaagaaagatccaTTGTTACTCCAGATTGTTAcgcttctatttttatttttatttctctcaCATGCAGTGTGAgactaaagctaaaaaaaaaaaaaaaaaattttgttaattgaaataaaaatacaataatagaGGGAAAACATcaaactataaatataaataaatgaatgttaaataaaaatagaaattaatatacaatataaattaaaaataaatgattaaagcACTTAACTTAATTACTGAAACTTAagattttaagcaaaaatgtttaaaaaattagttTCGGGGTTGatcatgacatttaaaaaaaaagtaaataaattgtcattTGGCTTTTCttcttatggttttgtggtccagggtcatttttttttttttttttttactacatattaagaaagtaagaaagatCCAGGcccaaaactaacaaaaaaaaaaaaaaaaaaaaatcagttttgtgacttttctatttcagtttttctttttcctcTCATATGCAGTGtcagactaaaactaaaacttaaaaaaagttttgttaaTTGTAATAAACATAAATTTATAGATGAAAAACATAAAACtagaaatgtaaataaataaaaactaaataaaaatagaaaatataaacaaacaaaaaaataaagcttTTAGGTCAATCATACTTcatgaaacatttttatttaaaaaatacagtacattTATTTCTATAGAAAAAGGTCAACATAAAAAAACGCCCATATTAGACATAGCAATGCCTTGTTTCCTTTGAGCATGTGATGCCCTCTGCTGGTCATTTCTGAAACTTGAGACACAAGTCATGCGTTTGAACAAGATTGTTAgggtgaaaatgaaaaatgaaatccaaaacagttttttttttttttttttggtcaaaatggCAAAAGTCAATTACGGGACAACAAAAACAAGCTCTGCGAGATTTTGGAAACAGAAGAACATATTTCTTATGTTCTATAGAGAAGCTGCAGGCAGTAGTTATTTATGCTTATCAATGATACCTTGATCATTCAGGAACTCTTCAAGTAATATGAGAGCTGAACATCAAAACATTTTTGAACTATTTACagcttttatttcaaaataattagAAATCTCATACGAAGCAACAATATCGAATGAACTATCCATCAAATGAGGGGAAATAATCCTGAACACATTAAAACTCTAGGAGTCTGCTCAGGAGTCATTAGGAAGTCCAAAAAGCTTGACGGTCCCTGCCTCTCGGTTGCTGTCGTATTTGCCCTCTTTATCGTCGCAGGCGTACGCTAGCAGCGGTCTCTTTGGATGCCACGCTACAGTGAAGGTTGGAGACTCACACTGAATCTCCCAGAGCTTCTCACCTACAGCAATAACACAACAACAAACGTCAGTCGGTACAACCCAATTCAAGCTATTATGATATTTCAAAATATCTGTTTACCTGTTTCAACTTCAGCAATGTCGATGAAATGATCCTCGGAGGCTGACGCCAGCATTTTACCATCGTGACTGAAACTAAGTGTCCGCACAGGCCAGTCTAGTCTGTAGTAGgatttaaaatataatgaaaatattatttaatgtgaAAACAAAGTTGAAAGTGACCAACACAAAtaaattaattgatttaaaataaataacttattACAGAATCTACTTACAGGTTAGATTAATTGCATATTTCTTCTGTTTCTTACAGTGCATACATAACAAACATATGTAATAACATTGttaaatatattaacatttttgaattagcttgtatttttattttagctttcagaatttttgcctttttttgtatttctgtttagctttaatttatttcacAGTTATATTTCACTCACTTATTCGAGTGAGTTGCAaaggcaatatttaaaaaaaatataaaaaattaatttaataaataaaaaaataaacttttttgtcTTATTCGTCTATTTCAAAGTGTTTCCATGGCAtaagtaaaaactttttttttttaaagtaaatatgATGAGAAGTAGTACAACTGTTTCCATGACAAAaagtaaaagctattaaataaagTCATACTTTTGTCCATTTTGactgaagtcaaaattatgttatACTATGTTAAAATTATTAGCAAATGTATggcataaaatgttaaaattattagTAAAAGCGTATTTAAACATTTTCTTAACTTCaagtcaataaaaaaaaagtgtttttatggcataaaaactttcaaaagtcaaaattataacataccATGGTAAAATTATTAGAACAATTGACAAAAAGTAGAAATCATGAGACAAgaaaaaaactgattttttttattctaaaagttAATTTCAAAAAGTGTTCATGATCTAAAAAgtaaaaactattaaataaaaagtCATACTTATGTCAATTTAGACTTTTTCAGAAATTATAACATaccatattaaaattattagaaaaattaTAGCATAAAAGTACAAATTCTAAGTATTAAACCTTATTTGAAAACccaaacaaatctttttttttattatttcaaaagtattttttttttaatgcttatgACATAAAACACcagataaaatgctaaaaaaagtcATATGTTAATAAATTCAGAagtcaaaatcataattatgagataagtagtcaaaattatgacaaagtaatggttttgtggtccagggtcacatatggcaaacaatataataattctgaaataaaaagccataattataaaattaaattcttCATTTCAAAAAGTCTTTATGACATGAAATGAAACGCTACGAgatgaaaagtcaaaatgatgacataccaatattgtgagataaaaagtcaaaaagatgTTGAACTAACCTGGAAAAGCAGCGCACACACACCAGCTCCTCCACGTTCCACAGGCTGACCAGCGCATCTGCACTTCCTGTGGCAAAATACTTGCCCGTGGGATCGAATTTAATGCAGATGCAGTTGGATGGATGAGCATTAATTGACTGTATGAGCTTGAGATCAGGATAACTGAAACAAAGACATAACCATGTCATTTGATTTCATGAAATCACCCAAATATTCTGCACAGCCTCTTCCAACTACAACCAAACATACCTTAATATATTAATACAGCCATTTCCGTTTGTCAGGAAAAACATGTCGTTATCATTATTCCAGGAGATCTCATTGACCTCGAACTTAAACTGCTCCTCGGCCCGGGGACGGTGCGTCTTGGCATCAATAAAAGTCACAACATCATCCTTGTTGCCTACAGCAATGGTCTGACCATCAGGACTCCAACAGATGTTGATGTTCTCCCCTAGAAGTTGTCAGAGAAAATCCCACACATGAATAACCCTCCTAATAACAACAGATATGACAGATTTAGACAGGTTTAGCGCTTCACCTTTGGTGCTGACCGTGGCCATGCATTTGGTGGTCCGTACGTCCCAGATGCGGATGGTCTTGTCTCCTGATGCGGTGACAAACAGATCAGGGTTGGTGGGATGCCAGCACAGCTGATCCACACTGTCTCCATGCCCTCGGTAGTTGTTTTCCTTCACCTGATACATTCAATATTGAGTCAAAAATGAGCAAGATGATAAGGGCACAAAACATAATAATTGCATATAACCTAAACTtacagtacagtcgtggccaaaagttttgagaatgacacaaatattagttttcacaaagtttgctgctaaactgattttaggttgtttctgtgatgtactgaaatataattacaagcacttcatacgtttcaaaggcttttatcgacaattacatgacatttatgcaaagagtcagtatttgcagtgttggcccttctttttcaggaactctgcaattggactgggcatgctctcaatcaacttctgggccaaatcctgactgatagcaacccattctttcataatcacttcttggagtttgtcagaattagtgggtttttgtttgtccacccgcctcttgaggattgaccacaagttctcaatgggattaagatctggggagtttccaggccatggacccaaaatttcaacgttttggtccccgagccacttagttatcacttttgccttatggcacggtgctccatcgtgctggaaaatgcattattcttcaccaaactgttgttggattgttggaagaagttgctgttggagggtgttttggtaccattctttattcatggctgtgtttttgggcaaaattgtgagtgagcccactcccttggatgagaagcaaccccacacatgaatggtctcaggatgctttactgttggcatgacacaggactgatggtagcgctcaccttttcttcgccggacaagcctttttccagatgccccaaacaatcggaaagaggcttcatcggagaatatgactttgccccagtcctcagcagtccattctccatactttttgcagaagatcaatctgtcccttatgtttttttggagagaagtggcttctttgctgcccttcttgacaccaggccatcttccaaaagtcttggcctcactgtgcgtgcagatgcgctcacacctgcctgctgccattcctgagcaagctctgcactggtggcacaacgatcccgcagctcaatcctctttaggagaccatcctggcgattgctggactttcttggacgccttGAAGCCTTcttaatgcagtggaaagttttttcgggattaagttaattttcatggcaaagaaggactatgcaattcatctgatcactcttcataacattctgtagtATAAGCAAATTGgtgttataaaaacttaagcagcaacttttccaatttccaatatttatgtaattctcaaaacttttggccacgactgtagttacAGCCATCATGGTAACACTTAAAATTAGGGCTGTTACTAtctattattttggtaattgagtaatctgTCAATTATTCTAGTGGTTgatcgagtaatcggataattatacatatttttgtaataataaaatagacctaagttaacaatagcctttaaaatgacttgagtacatatataatagcaacaaGGCAatgataattagttcaaataaattatcaaaagcaagtagtcatatgttttttttttaacaaaagttaaaactgttcaaatacataatgtattataaacagtaaagctaat harbors:
- the thoc3 gene encoding LOW QUALITY PROTEIN: THO complex subunit 3 (The sequence of the model RefSeq protein was modified relative to this genomic sequence to represent the inferred CDS: inserted 1 base in 1 codon): MQLKYTAKEQXSMASSYYQEMQEVFRNNNKSREFPAHSAKVHSVAWSCDGKRLASGSFDKTASVFVLEKDRLVKENNYRGHGDSVDQLCWHPTNPDLFVTASGDKTIRIWDVRTTKCMATVSTKGENINICWSPDGQTIAVGNKDDVVTFIDAKTHRPRAEEQFKFEVNEISWNNDNDMFFLTNGNGCINILSYPDLKLIQSINAHPSNCICIKFDPTGKYFATGSADALVSLWNVEELVCVRCFSRLDWPVRTLSFSHDGKMLASASEDHFIDIAEVETGEKLWEIQCESPTFTVAWHPKRPLLAYACDDKEGKYDSNREAGTVKLFGLPNDS